CTGGAAACAGATGTAGATGAAGTATCCGTGTTTATGTCAGCCAGTGAAAGTCATAATAAAAAAAATATAAACAAGTCGATTGAAGAAACTTACCCTGTTCTTAGGGAAGTCGTTCAGGAAGCAAAGGGCGCGGGAAAAACGGTCCGCGGCTATGTATCAACCGTCTTTGGTTGTCCTTATGAAGGGAATATTCCGATTGGACAGGTCATAGACGTCAGCAAACATATGCTGGATATGGGCATAGATGAACTTTCGTTAGGGGATACCATCGGGGTTGCCAATCCTAAGCAGGTGGATAAGGCCTTACATGAAATTCAGAAGCAGTTATCCTTCAAGGATATAGCTATGCATTTTCATAATACGAGAGGAATGGCTCTAGCAAATGTTCTGGTGTCGTTAAATCATGGGATTACCACGTTTGACAGTTCGCTTGGTGGACTCGGAGGCTGTCCCTATGCAAAGGGTGCTTCAGGCAATCTTGCTACCGAGGATCTCGTTCATATGCTGCACCAGATGGGTGTATCGACGGGAATAGATGAACATAAACTCAGACAGGCTGCTTCATTTATTCAAGATACATTAAATAAACCGCTATCCAGTCATGTGATGCAAATAGAAAGATCAAGGTAAGAAAGGAGGTTGTGAGATGAGCGAACTTGTTACGTTAAAAGAGGTAAATGAACACGTCTTATTACTAACTTTAAATCGTCCAGAAGCGGCAAATGCTCTTTCCAGAGAACTACTGGATCAGTTAGCAGCTCGAACAGAAGAAATTAACCAGCGGACCGACGTGCGGGCAGTATTGATTACTGGAAGCGGAACGAAAGTGTTTTGCGCTGGAGCTGACTTAAAGGAACGGGCGGATATGTCCGAGCAGGAAGTTATCCAAACGGTTGAAAAAATCGGTGATACCATCCAATTGATTGAACAAATCTCCGTGCCTACCATCGCCGTAATTAA
The Halobacillus halophilus DSM 2266 DNA segment above includes these coding regions:
- a CDS encoding hydroxymethylglutaryl-CoA lyase, which encodes MLELPEEVTIKEVGPRDGLQNESREVPTEDKISWINQLSEAGYSYIEFSSFVHPKWIPQLKDAKQVASSIERNPGITYAALVPNMKGLEAALETDVDEVSVFMSASESHNKKNINKSIEETYPVLREVVQEAKGAGKTVRGYVSTVFGCPYEGNIPIGQVIDVSKHMLDMGIDELSLGDTIGVANPKQVDKALHEIQKQLSFKDIAMHFHNTRGMALANVLVSLNHGITTFDSSLGGLGGCPYAKGASGNLATEDLVHMLHQMGVSTGIDEHKLRQAASFIQDTLNKPLSSHVMQIERSR